The proteins below are encoded in one region of Sphingobacterium sp. R2:
- a CDS encoding ATP-binding protein, translating into MPFDEHLLLSVLEQSPLATAIYDSADLNIAFANQAMLRTWHADSSIIGRTLSACFPSFEKEGFSSILRNVWKTGITYRAKDTPADIVSGKNIIRRYFDFEYKALLDEKGNTYAILHSSWDVTERKLAYEKAESQKEQISFNRKLDLLSNTLSHDLKNPLSILKMGNDMLRQKDISLPEHVQQKWYENMRGAIENIQSIINQTLQINKIRAVNPIRECIEMDKKLVEWIAEAKLIYPESQLAFRLGNLLQLEADCGVVYQIFFNLIVNAVKYAKQTEQDYLAIYSENTSKGTVYYLEDNGIGIPEEDLELVFKAHERASNTVEAQGSGIGLSLVKELMERLNGTVNLSSKPGKGTVIRLFFPTH; encoded by the coding sequence ATGCCTTTTGATGAGCACCTTTTGCTTTCGGTACTGGAGCAGTCTCCGCTAGCTACGGCTATCTATGATAGTGCGGACTTGAATATTGCCTTTGCCAATCAGGCGATGCTGCGTACTTGGCATGCAGACAGCTCGATTATAGGACGTACTTTAAGTGCTTGCTTTCCCAGTTTTGAAAAAGAAGGATTTTCATCTATTTTAAGAAATGTTTGGAAAACCGGAATTACCTATCGGGCCAAGGATACACCTGCTGATATCGTATCCGGCAAAAATATTATCAGAAGATACTTTGATTTCGAGTATAAAGCCTTGCTGGACGAGAAGGGAAATACCTATGCTATTCTACACTCCTCGTGGGATGTTACTGAAAGAAAGCTTGCCTATGAGAAAGCGGAGAGCCAAAAGGAGCAAATTTCTTTCAATAGAAAATTGGATCTCTTGTCCAATACGCTTTCCCATGATTTAAAAAATCCATTGTCTATTTTGAAGATGGGAAACGATATGTTGCGTCAAAAGGATATCAGTTTACCGGAACATGTTCAGCAAAAGTGGTATGAAAATATGCGCGGTGCGATAGAGAATATTCAGTCTATCATTAACCAAACTCTGCAGATCAATAAAATACGTGCTGTCAATCCCATTAGGGAATGTATCGAGATGGATAAAAAACTTGTCGAATGGATTGCTGAAGCTAAGCTTATTTACCCCGAATCGCAGTTGGCGTTTAGATTGGGGAATCTCCTCCAGCTGGAAGCAGACTGTGGTGTGGTGTATCAGATTTTTTTTAATTTGATTGTTAATGCTGTAAAATACGCCAAGCAGACAGAGCAGGATTATCTTGCTATCTATAGTGAAAATACGAGCAAAGGGACTGTCTATTATTTGGAAGATAATGGGATTGGTATTCCGGAAGAAGATTTGGAGCTTGTATTTAAAGCGCATGAGCGTGCGAGCAACACTGTTGAAGCGCAGGGATCGGGAATAGGGCTTTCATTGGTAAAGGAGTTGATGGAGCGTTTGAACGGTACTGTTAATCTCTCCAGTAAGCCAGGTAAGGGAACGGTTATTCGCTTGTTTTTTCCAACGCATTAA
- a CDS encoding IPT/TIG domain-containing protein — protein MMKKYKKHFMHLSLAVIFGLLFNSCKEKEGASEDPDKGISGKAVFTDFAPKKGAVRTRLYIQGSNFGSDVNKIKVFIGEQELKVVGSNGSQIYCMIPRYTSSGKVKVVITRNSGEAVEHVFPDEFQYAKSTAVGTLVGNVDENGNSSIIDGNFDEARFAYPAYITYEPESNALFVTELDRAVRRVDLQTKTVSTLITNGQAGFTKMQTTTLSANTDTLFLTDDNQNLTARTKVAIAYSLRSENYRRVHPYLYDPAAYSCAPHPIHNNMFYNGYAGIAIKKAIFDPFLNELGPKELFKIGGNTNSSSLIFFHPTGNYAYIVSYGCIYKSVYDWTTRELQPPIIFAGSPTAKGDVDAIGTSARIERAYQGVFVKNPDYAGQADEYDFYFCDQYNQSIRTLAPTAVVSTFAGKGSPTPDGSKSGYIDGDPRKEARFADPTGIAYDEERKIFYIAERNNKRIRTISIE, from the coding sequence ATGATGAAAAAGTATAAAAAGCATTTCATGCACCTCAGCTTAGCTGTGATTTTCGGTCTCCTTTTTAATTCCTGCAAGGAAAAAGAAGGTGCTAGTGAAGATCCAGACAAAGGTATTTCAGGCAAGGCCGTTTTTACCGATTTTGCCCCTAAAAAAGGAGCAGTCCGCACAAGGCTGTATATTCAAGGAAGTAATTTCGGCAGCGATGTCAACAAAATCAAAGTCTTTATCGGTGAACAGGAACTCAAAGTTGTGGGATCAAATGGGAGTCAGATCTATTGCATGATCCCGCGGTACACCAGCTCTGGAAAAGTCAAAGTCGTCATCACCCGAAACTCCGGAGAAGCAGTCGAACATGTTTTCCCCGATGAATTTCAGTATGCTAAAAGTACCGCCGTCGGCACGCTTGTCGGTAATGTGGATGAAAACGGCAACTCATCCATTATAGATGGTAATTTTGATGAGGCAAGATTTGCCTATCCAGCGTATATAACCTACGAGCCCGAAAGCAATGCACTCTTCGTAACCGAACTGGACAGAGCCGTCCGCCGCGTAGACCTGCAAACCAAAACAGTCTCCACACTGATTACCAATGGACAGGCCGGTTTCACAAAAATGCAGACGACTACATTAAGTGCTAATACCGATACCTTATTCCTCACCGATGACAACCAGAATCTGACAGCCAGAACCAAGGTCGCCATTGCCTATTCCCTCCGCTCCGAAAACTACCGCCGGGTACATCCTTATCTCTATGATCCTGCCGCCTATTCATGCGCCCCACACCCCATTCACAATAACATGTTCTACAATGGCTACGCAGGTATAGCCATCAAAAAGGCTATATTTGACCCCTTCCTCAACGAACTCGGACCCAAGGAGCTCTTTAAAATTGGCGGAAATACAAATAGCAGCTCGCTGATCTTTTTTCATCCAACAGGCAACTATGCATACATCGTTTCCTACGGCTGTATCTATAAAAGCGTGTACGACTGGACGACCCGAGAACTGCAACCACCCATTATCTTTGCCGGTAGTCCTACAGCCAAAGGCGATGTCGATGCCATCGGCACTTCTGCCCGAATCGAGCGTGCCTATCAAGGTGTATTCGTAAAAAACCCCGACTATGCAGGACAGGCCGATGAATATGATTTTTACTTCTGCGACCAATACAATCAAAGTATCCGAACGTTAGCCCCCACAGCTGTGGTCAGCACTTTCGCAGGTAAAGGTAGCCCCACCCCCGATGGTAGTAAAAGCGGCTATATTGATGGTGACCCGCGCAAGGAAGCCCGGTTTGCCGATCCCACAGGAATCGCCTACGATGAAGAACGTAAGATATTTTACATTGCAGAGCGCAATAATAAACGTATCCGCACCATATCGATCGAATAA
- a CDS encoding SusC/RagA family TonB-linked outer membrane protein: MKKRILLLLLALIAVKLNHAQNGSRIPVTITGTVSNKAKEPLSGVTVTIKDQPGLGTATDNKGNYTIKASKYQWLVFAMLGYEKQEILIKDDLKIDILLKEADHRAMDEVIVTALGPQKKATVTGAVTTVDLSQLKTPTSSITNALAGNVAGVMAMQSSGQPGSNMSEFWIRGISTFGAGTSALILVDGFERSLNEISIEDIESFSILKDASTTAIYGSRGANGVVLITTKKGKTDRVSINGKHEASYNTRTFTPSYVDGHTYASLMNESRITRNEEPFYNNEELFLIKNRLDPDLYPDINWMDMFLKDGAFTQRSSLNFDGGGSLARYFVSGSYINEGGMYETDENLKNYNTNANYKRWNYRANIDMNLTKSTLLRVGISGSLGKQNLPGGTYDEIWASLMGQNPISIPIKYSDGRVASRGGAEKQNPWVLITQQGYIENWANKLQTNVTLEQNLDVLTKGLRFVGRFGYDINNNNNIRRMKWPEGWMAERLRNSDGELVLKRTITEQLLTQRSNATGDRFETLQGELHYNKQLKDHTLGGVVQYTQEKRVNTSNYGEDIMQGIERRNQRLAGRFTYGYQSRYFFDFNFGYNGSENFAKGHQFDLFPAVSGAWNLAEEKFIKERLSWMNMLKIRYSFGKVGNDAMPVRFPYLASFSTDENLGYNWGDIESKNLYPGLTYSRIASNSITWEIATKHDLGLDFSFFNDKFGGQLDYFHEQRDGIYMERKYIPFVVGLQGQDPRANVGSTRSEGFDGQIRFTQKINQLSLTARGTMTYSKNTILEADDQFSNYPYTTLSGFRVNQNKGLIALGLFKDYEDIRNSATQNFGRTAPGDIKYKDINGDGKIDDTDIVPIGATRYPNLVYGFGLSANYKSFDASVHFQGAGKSSFFINGYTVYPFSQGDWGNILTDVVESNRWILGVNEDVNAQYPRLSYGGSANNYRASTYWLRESSYLRLKTLDIGYAIPNGFTKRIGIKSARLYAMGTNLLTFSKFKLWDPEMNSSNGQAYPLAKTITLGLTINL; this comes from the coding sequence ATGAAAAAAAGAATTCTATTGCTCCTACTGGCTCTGATTGCCGTTAAGCTCAACCATGCGCAAAACGGCTCGCGCATTCCGGTCACCATCACCGGAACTGTCAGCAACAAGGCGAAGGAACCGCTTAGCGGCGTCACGGTAACCATAAAAGACCAACCCGGACTTGGAACAGCCACCGACAACAAAGGAAACTATACCATCAAAGCATCCAAATACCAATGGTTGGTATTTGCCATGCTCGGTTACGAAAAACAGGAAATATTAATCAAGGATGACCTCAAAATAGATATCCTGCTAAAAGAAGCAGACCATAGAGCGATGGACGAGGTTATCGTCACCGCCCTCGGACCACAAAAGAAAGCCACAGTCACCGGTGCAGTCACCACCGTCGACCTTTCGCAACTAAAGACTCCAACCTCGAGTATCACCAATGCACTGGCAGGAAATGTAGCCGGTGTAATGGCCATGCAGTCTAGCGGCCAGCCCGGAAGCAACATGTCCGAATTTTGGATAAGGGGTATCTCCACATTTGGCGCCGGCACTTCCGCTTTAATACTTGTCGACGGATTCGAGCGTAGCCTTAACGAAATCAGTATCGAGGACATCGAATCATTTTCGATTCTGAAAGATGCCTCCACAACCGCGATATATGGTTCCAGGGGTGCCAATGGTGTTGTCCTCATCACCACAAAAAAAGGAAAAACAGATCGCGTAAGCATCAATGGCAAACACGAGGCCTCCTACAATACACGAACATTTACGCCGAGCTATGTCGATGGACATACCTATGCAAGCCTTATGAATGAATCACGTATCACACGTAACGAAGAGCCTTTTTACAACAACGAGGAACTCTTCCTTATCAAAAATCGACTCGATCCTGATCTATACCCCGACATCAATTGGATGGATATGTTTTTAAAGGACGGTGCCTTTACACAACGTAGCTCGCTCAATTTCGACGGTGGCGGTTCACTGGCAAGATACTTTGTTTCCGGAAGTTACATCAATGAAGGCGGAATGTACGAAACCGACGAAAACCTCAAGAATTATAATACCAACGCCAATTATAAAAGATGGAATTACCGCGCCAATATCGATATGAACCTCACCAAATCCACTTTGTTACGCGTGGGTATCAGCGGGTCGCTGGGCAAACAAAACCTCCCCGGTGGCACCTATGATGAAATCTGGGCCTCGCTCATGGGACAGAATCCCATTTCTATTCCTATTAAATACAGCGATGGACGCGTTGCATCCAGAGGTGGAGCAGAAAAGCAGAACCCCTGGGTATTGATCACACAGCAGGGATATATCGAAAATTGGGCAAACAAACTGCAGACCAACGTTACACTAGAGCAAAACCTAGATGTGCTGACCAAGGGGTTACGTTTTGTTGGGCGCTTTGGTTACGACATCAACAACAATAATAATATCCGCAGGATGAAGTGGCCAGAAGGCTGGATGGCCGAACGGCTACGCAACTCCGACGGCGAGCTTGTACTCAAAAGAACAATTACCGAGCAGCTCCTCACCCAGCGCTCCAATGCCACCGGCGACCGCTTTGAAACCCTGCAAGGTGAATTGCACTACAACAAACAACTCAAAGATCATACCCTCGGTGGAGTTGTACAGTATACACAAGAAAAACGCGTTAACACCTCTAATTATGGCGAGGATATCATGCAGGGCATAGAACGCCGAAATCAGCGGCTCGCAGGTCGGTTTACATATGGTTATCAGTCGCGCTACTTCTTCGACTTCAATTTCGGTTATAATGGATCGGAGAATTTTGCCAAAGGCCATCAGTTTGACCTCTTTCCAGCCGTCTCCGGAGCATGGAATCTGGCCGAAGAAAAATTCATCAAAGAGCGGCTTAGCTGGATGAATATGCTCAAGATCAGGTACTCCTTCGGTAAGGTCGGCAACGACGCCATGCCTGTGCGCTTCCCGTATCTAGCTTCTTTCAGCACCGATGAAAATCTCGGCTATAATTGGGGCGATATCGAAAGCAAAAATCTCTACCCCGGACTCACCTATTCCCGTATTGCCTCCAATTCCATTACCTGGGAAATTGCCACCAAACACGACCTCGGACTTGATTTTTCTTTTTTCAATGACAAATTCGGCGGACAGCTCGACTACTTTCATGAACAACGTGATGGAATATACATGGAACGTAAATATATCCCTTTTGTGGTCGGCCTACAAGGACAAGATCCCAGGGCCAACGTCGGTTCTACACGATCCGAAGGCTTTGACGGCCAGATACGGTTTACCCAAAAGATCAATCAGCTCAGTCTAACGGCGCGCGGCACCATGACCTACAGTAAAAACACCATCCTCGAAGCCGACGATCAGTTCAGCAACTACCCATACACCACCCTTTCAGGCTTTCGGGTCAATCAAAACAAAGGGCTCATCGCCTTAGGACTTTTTAAAGACTATGAAGATATCCGAAACAGTGCTACCCAAAACTTTGGCCGTACCGCCCCGGGAGATATTAAATACAAAGATATTAATGGCGATGGTAAAATCGACGACACCGATATCGTACCCATCGGCGCTACGCGTTACCCCAACCTCGTCTATGGCTTTGGCTTATCAGCAAACTACAAATCATTTGATGCCAGCGTACATTTCCAGGGTGCCGGAAAATCCTCCTTCTTTATCAATGGGTATACCGTATACCCATTCAGCCAGGGCGACTGGGGAAATATACTGACCGATGTGGTCGAATCAAACCGCTGGATACTTGGCGTCAACGAAGATGTAAATGCCCAATACCCCAGACTCAGTTACGGTGGTAGCGCCAATAACTACCGCGCTTCAACCTATTGGCTCCGCGAGAGTTCGTATCTACGGTTAAAAACCCTCGATATAGGATATGCCATACCCAACGGATTCACAAAAAGAATAGGCATCAAATCGGCACGGCTCTATGCCATGGGCACCAACTTGCTGACCTTCTCCAAATTTAAATTGTGGGACCCCGAGATGAACAGTTCCAATGGCCAAGCCTATCCACTGGCCAAAACAATCACCCTCGGACTTACCATCAACCTTTAA